In Plasmodium sp. gorilla clade G2 genome assembly, chromosome: 5, one genomic interval encodes:
- a CDS encoding peptidyl-prolyl cis-trans isomerase — translation MSKNDEYKNEKEEELPSSDGESSDGSFGPVPLQENKENINDKNYSDSDNNSDNNSDNNNNDDISDDQKDEVLLVSKKKKKNSISSGSSSSSINIPENAELLNKKKRKVKGIIEDKKKEEKMKKKIRINNDIYLKNLPTNKNYQVSYMHTDIVTHVVVSNKKKYIITASLNGIIKFWYKNIGCIEFVKHFKIHSDEIINIFISEDEEHLGSLSKDKTYKQFDITSFDMNIVIKLNFIPRTGEFVYSSLFSTEVKVAISSSEKACIYIYKPLESDICIQTIDFTCCNIIEIIKYNKFYDLCVLSDNEGLLDIVDVTNFKFPTSKEENKYKTNNNMDHKLIDLMNKRYPIKKINFSFKSETDLYELCKYKTYALCISLSLDGEYMAILSENYFLRIYKFKSMKLYRVYDESTEMYLTAQNDPLKKDLHIDSFDFGKRLFIEKEIKKYMKNQNINFDMISFDESNQYIIYSTFIGIKVVNFITNQLCYIIGKNEANLRYLSISLYQNIIPINKVRTNIHESLYINEKNISDCALFCTVYKKARFYLFSKKKLNEHELDDRDIYNEQPTKNDVNSIISNPLKNVENINNKNTPKSAIIYTTMGDIHISLFYKECKKTVQNFSVHSTNGYYNNCIFHRVIKNFMVQTGDPSGDGTGGESIWGNEFEDEFFDHLNHSKPFMVSMANCGPNTNGSQFFITTVPCPWLDFKHTVFGKVTQGSKIVLDIEKVRTDKRDKPLEDIRILNIKINN, via the coding sequence atgagtaagaatgatgaatataaaaatgaaaaagaagaagagtTGCCTTCTTCAGATGGTGAATCAAGCGATGGAAGTTTTGGCCCAGTTCCCTTACAAGAAAATAAGGAGAACATAAATGATAAGAATTATAGTgatagtgataataatagtgataataatagtgataataataataatgatgatattagTGATGATCAGAAGGATGAAGTTTTGTTGGtgagtaaaaaaaaaaaaaaaaattctataTCATCAGggtcatcttcatcatccaTAAATATACCAGAAAATGcagaattattaaataaaaaaaaaagaaaagtaaAAGGAATAAtagaagataaaaaaaaggaagaaaagatgaaaaagaaaatacgaattaataatgatatatatttaaagaatcttccaacaaataaaaattatcaaGTTAGTTATATGCATACAGATATAGTTACGCATGTTGTAGtaagtaataaaaagaaatatataattacggCTAGTTTAAAtggtattataaaattttggtataaaaatattggtTGTATTGAATTTGtaaaacattttaaaattCATTCAgatgaaattattaatatatttatatcagaAGATGAAGAACATTTAGGAAGTTTATCAAAagataaaacatataaacaaTTTGATATCACTAGTTTTGATATGAATAttgttataaaattaaattttattccAAGAACAGGAGAATTTGTTTATTCCTCTTTATTTTCAACAGAGGTTAAAGTTGCTATATCGTCTAGTGAAAAagcatgtatatatatttataaaccaTTAGAAAgtgatatatgtatacaaacAATTGATTTCACTTGttgtaatattatagaaattataaaatataataaattttatgattTATGTGTATTAAGTGATAATGAAGGTCTTCTTGATATTGTAGATGTAACCAATTTTAAATTTCCAACATCTAAAGAGGAAAACAAAtacaaaacaaataataatatggatcaTAAATTAATTGATCTAATGAATAAAAGATAtccaattaaaaaaattaatttttcatttaaaagtGAAACAGATCTATATGAATTATgcaaatataaaacatatgcATTATGTATAAGTTTAAGTTTAGATGGAGAATATATGGCTATATTATctgaaaattattttttgagaatatataaattcaaatCCATGAAATTATATAGAGTATATGATGAAAGTACAGAAATGTATTTAACTGCTCAAAATGATCcattaaaaaaagatttaCATATAGATAGTTTTGATTTTGGTAAAAGACTTTTtattgaaaaagaaataaaaaaatatatgaaaaatcaaaatattaattttgatATGATTTCTTTTGATGAATCaaatcaatatattatatattcaactTTTATTGGTATAAAAGTTGTTAATTTTATAACTAATcaattatgttatattattggGAAAAATGAAGCCAATTTAAGATACCTatctatttctttatatcaaaatatcATACCCATAAATAAAGTTAGAACAAATATACATgaatctttatatataaatgaaaaaaatatatccgATTGTGCTCTATTTTGTACTGTATACAAAAAAGCTAGATTTTATCTtttctcaaaaaaaaaattaaatgaacacGAATTAGATGACAGGGATATATACAACGAACAACCAACAAAAAATGATGTAAATTCTATTATTTCTAATCctttaaaaaatgtagaaaacattaataataaaaatactcCTAAAAGTGCTATTATTTACACAACTATGGGAGATATACATATTTCacttttttataaagaatGCAAAAAAACAGTACAGAATTTTTCTGTTCATTCTACAAATGggtattataataattgtatCTTCCATCGAGTTATCAAAAATTTTATGGTTCAAACGGGAGATCCTTCAGGTGATGGCACAGGTGGAGAAAGTATTTGGGGAAATGAATTTGAAGATGAATTCTTTGATCATCTTAATCATTCAAAACCTTTTATGGTATCTATGGCAAACTGTGGACCAAATACAAATGGGTCCCAGTTTTTTATAACCACTGTCCCATGTCCTTGGCTTGATTTTAAACACACGGTTTTTGGTAAAGTAACACAAGGAAGCAAAATTGTTTTGGATATAGAAAAGGTTCGTACGGATAAAAGGGACAAGCCTTTAGAGGATATCagaatattaaatataaaaattaataattag
- a CDS encoding stripes inner membrane complex protein, putative, whose product MSKNYSESQSLTENNSDKKSKLDDDLSSNEDSNLSSNKLNKKSIYSKKSNVQQLLARIAQEIDERKPNNVIHFMVDFLCKHYPEHLHGFEAIWNGDPDLEQERLLVVEFFKYQKLPVEISVHFINAGFDTVDTLCTLSNNSLDDVEKFNNTRWLPGHKVRLQQTFNDITNRVRIFKEERNVLIKCLKREFINHSPNMINSVIVPKTIKPIMVPVLPTVGTPVNVSARPNNYLSVGKTLPPQIYRRS is encoded by the exons ATGTCAAAAAATTATAGTGAATCCCAATCTCTTACAGAGAATAATTCCGATAAGAAATCAAAATTAGATGATGATTTATCATCGAATGAAGACAGTAATTTAAgttcaaataaattaaataaaaaaagcaTTTATAGCAAAAAATCAAACGTTCAACAATTGTTAGCAAGAATAGCACAa gAAATAGATGAAAGAAAACCAAACAATGTAATACATTTTATGGTGGATTTTTTGTGTAAACATTACCCTGAACATTTACACGGTTTCGAGGCAATATGGAATGGTG ATCCTGATTTGGAACAAGAAAGACTATTAGTTGTCGAATTCTTTAAGTATCAAAAATTACCAGTAGAGATATCAGTACATTTCATTAATGCCGGATTTGACACAGTAGACACATTATGCACATTATCTAATAACTCTCTTGATGATGtagaaaaatttaataatactaGATGGCTACCTGGTCATAAAGTCCGATTACAACAAACCTTTAACGATATTACAAACCGTGTACGAATATTCAAAGAAGAACGaaatgttttaataaaatgtttGAAGAGAGAATTTATAAACCATTCTCCAAATATGATCAATTCAGTTATAGTACCAAAAACTATAAAACCTATTATGGTACCAGTTCTACCTACTGTTGGGACACCAGTAAATGTTTCTGCTAGaccaaataattatttaagtGTAGGAAAAACATTACCTCCTCAAATTTATAGAAGATCATGA